One part of the Pseudomonadota bacterium genome encodes these proteins:
- a CDS encoding AbrB/MazE/SpoVT family DNA-binding domain-containing protein — MVQIKVRQVGGSVGATIPKEMAEHLHIAAGDTLYAIETERGILLTPYDPTFDKAQEAFTKVSRRYRNALRELAK; from the coding sequence GTGGTGCAGATCAAGGTCAGGCAAGTGGGAGGCTCAGTCGGAGCAACCATTCCCAAGGAGATGGCCGAGCATCTTCATATCGCTGCGGGTGATACGCTGTATGCCATCGAGACCGAGCGGGGTATCTTGCTGACCCCCTACGATCCCACATTCGACAAGGCCCAGGAGGCCTTCACAAAGGTCTCTCGTCGATATCGCAACGCGCTGCGCGAA